CAATGTGAACCTCCATGTATATATTCCTAAAATCTTTCCAAATTCGACCGGTTAATGTAATCTTCCCAAGTGTGGTGCCAACGCGCAAAAATTTCAGCCCCAAATAATGAACGGGCTTGGCTGAATTCTTTTAGTTCATGGGTTTAATCCGCAATtaaactcaaaactttcattTGAGTCCACTCGCCACTAATTCAATGCATGTGTAactattaatgcaaatgctcATAAGATCtatatgcaaattcaatttaatattttatttaagttttaaagattaatctctaatttttatgtaataaatgaatgatcgggtcattaaaatttaggtattaatAGCCCTAATTTATGATTTCCGTACAATTCTAAAAACGGACATCATAATTTAAATTCcacataattttgaatttatacCCTAATTCTGAATAATACTCCATACATGAATAAAATGACTTAAATCCTTACCGGTCATTGCATAGAGAAAAAAATCTGACTTGGTTCCGATTACGTttccttgttctttcttttcttcttctttctttccccaccCGTTCTTGCGTCCCCACTTTTCATTTCATAGATGAGCTGAATGTccactttttccctctttttggtACCACAGCTTTTTGACTAAGTCAAAGACCACATATTACAAATGACAACTTTTTGTTTTGACTGCtttccctcctctccttctgACCACTTCCATCCATGCACAGATCTAGGCCGTGTAGTTTTCGGCGACTGATCCATTTTTCCATCACATTAAACTCTTGGATTTCTGTTTGGCACGTTAAAATTCTCCTAAAAAATGAGAAGCTGAATGAGGTCGAGTCTCCTTCGAAGTTGCATGAATTCTTATTTCAGAACTTGTCATGAGGAAAAATATCTGTAATTTATAGTTTTAATGTACATCATTCTTTCTACCTCCAGTATCTTACTTTGTGCGCATGTCATGGAATTCTGCACAATTATTACTCAACACACCACTGCCCTATGATTCTTGGGGTAGCCAGGGAGTTGCTTGCCCCTGTAATCATCCGATTTTGGTGTGATGGAACGTTGCCGTTGTTGGTTGGAGTTAGTCGGGCGCTCTAAGAAATTCAGACAACCAAcagtcacaaaaagaaaatatcggTCTATGATTCAAAATGACGAAGAAACCATGGCATTTGGTAAGGAATTAGTACATTGATCAAGGACCATGTTCATCTTGGCCAGGGACGTGTGCATGAGACAAGGTTTGCAACCTTAATCAGGACATCTGTGCTTAAATTCCATACAGTAATCCTCACGAGTCTTCCTCTGGTTGTCAGCCAATAGCTCAAGTCGGTCTATGCTCTCTTGACTAGAAAAAGATGATAATGCAGGACAGTAGGTGGCTGCATGAGTTACCGATATCCCATCACGTTTCTCGGCTGATCTCAAACTCCATTTGCCACaaccttcttcctctcttctggCCAAGTTCAAATCCATTCTCGAATTGCATACTTTTCATGTTCGATAACCAAATAAATCCTCCATTGCCGTCTCCTCTTTCGACTCATCATATGCTCTATCTTTGGCTCTTTCTATTCCCTGTTCTTTCCGTAGCTCAAGCTGACATAACTGTTGGATCTTCTCTAACTGCCGTGAATGGCAACTCTTCATGGCTTTCTCCTTCTGGAGACTTCGCTTTCGGCTTTCGATCATTGTCCAACGGTAACAACGCCAAGGATGAGCGACTCTTCTTGCTTTCCATTTGGTACAACAAGATACCTTCGAAAACCGTCGTCTGGTTTGCGAATGGAGATCGTCCTGCACCTGAAAATTCGAAACTAGCGCTCACTTCCAACCTGGGGCTCGTCCTCACCGATCCTCAAGGCGAGGAATTGTGGAAATCGGAGAGCATTCTCGGTGATGCCTCACGCGCCATTTTCAATGACACGGGCAATTTTGTGATTCTTGATTCGAAATCGGAGAAACTATGGCAGAGCTTCGAAGACCCCCGCGATACGTTGCTCCCTTCGCAGACGCTGGGGAAGAATGAACTCCTTGCCTCTCGTCGATCAGAGGAAATCTTCTCCAGAGGGAAATTCCAGCTTCGGATGCTCGACAGGGGAGACCTCGTGCTCAACACCATAAACCTGCCTTCCAATCATGCTAACGAGGAGTACAACATCACCAAAACTGCTGGTGATTCGAACAGATCGGCCTCGTCGGGGAAAGAACTTGTGTTTGGTGACTCGGGATCTCTGTTTGTTTTGAAGGAAAATGGCGAGGAAGTTTACCTCTCACAGGCGAAGGTGCCTTCGGCGTCGGATTTTTATCTCCGAGTGACGTTGGACTTCGATGGGGTTTTGACACAGTATGTGCACCCCAGGAACTCAAATACTGACGGAAACTGGAGCATCCTCTGGACCCAACCCGACAACATATGCTCAGCCATTGTTTCTAGAAATGGCATCGGAGTTTGTGGGTACAATAGCATTTGCACTCTCGGAGAAAATAACAGGCCGAACTGTAGATGCCCCGACCGATACACCTTGGTCGATCCCAGTGATGAGCATGGTAATTGCGTACCGAACTTCACTTTGAGTTCTTGTTTGGAAGATGAGGATAAGCGGAACCATGGTTCGGCCGAGGACATCTACGCTTTCGTGGAGCTTAAGAATACGGCTTTTCCACCGGCCGGTTATGAGATGTTGGCGCCTTTCTCTGAGGATGAATGCAGAAACTCGTGCTTGCACGACTGCATGTGTGCGGCGGCTGTTTACAGAGATGGCGTGAATTGCTGGAAGAAGAGGCTCCCTCTCTCCAATGGGAGAGTCGACCCCCAGTTTAATGGGAAGGCCATGATCAAAGTCCCGATAAGCGACCTCCCTCTACCTCCCACGAacgattccaaattcccaatcCCAGAGCTGAAGGTGAAAGAGAAAAATCCCAGGACTTGGATTTTGGCAGGATCATTGCTTTTGGGAACTTCTGTTTTAGTCAACATCCTCTTCATTGGTGCGAGAACTCTCGGTTTTTGCGTCATCTACCGCAATAAGCCTGAGAAAATAAACCTTAGAGAAAATCTAGTGGAGACGAATTTGCGGTGTTTCACTTACCAGGAGCTCTTCAAAGCCACGGATGGCTTCAAGGAAGAGCTAGGGAGGGGAGCCTTCGGGATTGTTTATAAAGGGTTTATTCCTAGTGATGTAGCAGTTGCTGTGAAGAAGCTGACTAACGTATTTCAGGACAAGGAGAAGGAATTCAGAACCGAAATGAATGTGATCGGTCAGACCCATCACAAGAATCTGGTCAGGCTACTCGGCTTCTGCGATGAAGGGCAAGAGAGGTTGCTGGTTTACGAGTTCTTGAGCAACGGCACGCTGTGGAGCCTTCTCTTTACTGGTGAATCCAGACCCAGTTGGAACCAAAGATGCCAAATCGCTTCAGCAATTGCCAGAGGACTGCTCTACTTGCATGAAGAGTGCACCATGCAGATCATCCACTGCGACATCAAGCCACGGAACATCCTCCTCGACGAGTACTACAACGCGAGGATCTCCGATTTCGGATTGGCCAAGCTCCTGAAGATGGACCAGAGCTATACTCTCACAAACATCAGAGGAACAAGAGGGTATGTCGCTCCTGAATGGTTCAGGAGATTGCCGATCACCGCGAAAGTAGATGTTTATAGCTATGGGGTGTTGCTGCTGGAGATAATATGTTGTAGGAGTTGTTTGGGGGGCGAACTGggtggagaaagagagagagagctcttgACTGATTGGGCTTACGATTGCTTTATGGATGGAAAATTGGATGCTCTCGTGGAAGGTGACATCGAAGCTTTGAGTGAGAGGGAGAAGCTGAAGAATTTGGCGATGGTTGCGTTTTGGTGCGTACAAGAGGACCCGTCATTGAGGCCAACTATGAAGAAGGTGACTCAGATGCTGGACGGAACAGTGGAAGTGCCGGTCCCTCCATGTCCATTCGCTTTTAGTAGCTGCACCACCATCATTCCTAAATGAGAGCTGAGCTTCAAGCTATGAACTTTAATCTACTTATGCTATGATGGGCATACCATACTCCACCGCTTGTTTTGCAGCTTGAAGTGTTTGTCTTCTTTGCAGTGTATTGACTCTAAAACGTGCAACACAGTGATGCaagttctttttcaaatgaGTATTGTAAATCTCGTATGTCTTGAATAGATTTTCTGCACTTGTTGAATCTAATAATGATTAAGATGTGGGACTTCCAGTGTTAAACATTGAAATTCTGTGTCACACTGGACATTGTTCTGTATTTTGGAGTATTTCATGAAGTTTATAATGTTATCTACGGATCAATGGTGCATAATGTCATGGACTGGAGAGCACTCGTGTCACGGTCAGGTTGATAGCCCTCAGCTCAAGGACCTGTGCCGTGTACTATCTCAGCTTTCGGCTAGTGTACCAGCCGACTCAACCAACTCCAGTTTGTTCATGAGTTTGTTTGCAAGCAAGTAGAGATTCAGGTATAAAAATCTACTTGTATTGAACAACATAAGTACGAGTTCTTGATGGCAATTCCTCATAAGGTGGTCTTACTAACATCCTCAAGATGGCACTATGCCACGGGACGTCTGGTTACAGATTTGGATGAGCCCAAATTGTGGCACGCATAGATCATGACATCCAGACAAATCCGACCTCAACTGTATCAAGATCAACTTTGATGCAACTTTAAGGAAGATAAAAGCCTCTTTTGCTTGTCACTCGGTTAGCTCGGTTAGCTCGGTTAAAGTGACACTAGGGCAATGCCAAAGAACATGAAGGTAAAACCAAGCCATCATAATTTGGCGTATGAGATTAGCAGAGAAGGCAGGATGGTTGGCAGGGGACCAGGCCCCGAGTGCTGGGTTCAGGCCTGGGCTTGGCTGACTCAAACTCGA
The nucleotide sequence above comes from Eucalyptus grandis isolate ANBG69807.140 chromosome 2, ASM1654582v1, whole genome shotgun sequence. Encoded proteins:
- the LOC120290738 gene encoding G-type lectin S-receptor-like serine/threonine-protein kinase LECRK3; protein product: MFILARDVCMRQAQADITVGSSLTAVNGNSSWLSPSGDFAFGFRSLSNGNNAKDERLFLLSIWYNKIPSKTVVWFANGDRPAPENSKLALTSNLGLVLTDPQGEELWKSESILGDASRAIFNDTGNFVILDSKSEKLWQSFEDPRDTLLPSQTLGKNELLASRRSEEIFSRGKFQLRMLDRGDLVLNTINLPSNHANEEYNITKTAGDSNRSASSGKELVFGDSGSLFVLKENGEEVYLSQAKVPSASDFYLRVTLDFDGVLTQYVHPRNSNTDGNWSILWTQPDNICSAIVSRNGIGVCGYNSICTLGENNRPNCRCPDRYTLVDPSDEHGNCVPNFTLSSCLEDEDKRNHGSAEDIYAFVELKNTAFPPAGYEMLAPFSEDECRNSCLHDCMCAAAVYRDGVNCWKKRLPLSNGRVDPQFNGKAMIKVPISDLPLPPTNDSKFPIPELKVKEKNPRTWILAGSLLLGTSVLVNILFIGARTLGFCVIYRNKPEKINLRENLVETNLRCFTYQELFKATDGFKEELGRGAFGIVYKGFIPSDVAVAVKKLTNVFQDKEKEFRTEMNVIGQTHHKNLVRLLGFCDEGQERLLVYEFLSNGTLWSLLFTGESRPSWNQRCQIASAIARGLLYLHEECTMQIIHCDIKPRNILLDEYYNARISDFGLAKLLKMDQSYTLTNIRGTRGYVAPEWFRRLPITAKVDVYSYGVLLLEIICCRSCLGGELGGERERELLTDWAYDCFMDGKLDALVEGDIEALSEREKLKNLAMVAFWCVQEDPSLRPTMKKVTQMLDGTVEVPVPPCPFAFSSCTTIIPK